The following proteins are encoded in a genomic region of Micromonospora olivasterospora:
- a CDS encoding solute symporter family protein — protein sequence MNTVLAAEAGGSTARNLTITLFLVFVAITLAITIWASRQTKTATDFYAGGRSFSGFQNGMAIGGDYMSAASFLGIAGIIALYGYDGFLYSIGFLVAWLVALLLVAELLRNSGRYTMADVLAFRMRQRPVRTAAAVSTITVSIFYLLAQMVGAGALVALLLGIKPGTTFLGMDADTAKAATIIMVGALMIIYVTVGGMKGTTYVQIVKAFLLMSGALLMTLLVLAKYKFNLSSLLGDAAASSGKGSAFLEPGLRYGVEVAGNATQTFYNKMDLLSLGIALVLGTAGLPHILIRFYTVPTAKAARKSVLWAIGIIGAFYLLTLALGFGAAALVGGKEIVAQDKAGNTAAPQLAEALGNDFLGGNLGGATLLAIIAAVAFATILAVVAGLTLASSSSLAHDFYANVVKKGQASERQEVTVARVSALVIGAVAIALSIYAQSLNVAFLVALAFAVAASGNLPAILYSLFWKRFNTSGAVWAIYGGLLSAVILVFFSPVVSGAPTSMFPEHDWHWFPLSNPGILSIPFGFLCGWIGTVISKEHDEEKYAELEVRSLTGAGAH from the coding sequence ATGAACACGGTCCTCGCGGCTGAGGCGGGCGGCAGCACCGCCCGGAACCTGACCATCACGCTCTTCCTGGTCTTCGTGGCGATCACGCTCGCAATCACGATCTGGGCCAGCCGGCAGACCAAGACCGCCACCGACTTCTACGCGGGCGGCCGGTCGTTCTCCGGCTTCCAGAACGGCATGGCGATCGGCGGCGACTACATGTCGGCGGCGTCGTTCCTCGGCATCGCCGGCATCATCGCCCTGTACGGCTACGACGGCTTCCTGTACTCGATCGGCTTCCTCGTCGCCTGGCTGGTGGCGCTGCTGCTCGTCGCCGAACTGCTGCGCAACTCCGGCCGGTACACGATGGCGGACGTGCTGGCGTTCCGGATGCGCCAGCGCCCGGTGCGTACGGCGGCGGCGGTCTCCACGATCACCGTGTCGATCTTCTACCTGCTGGCCCAGATGGTCGGCGCGGGCGCGCTGGTGGCGCTGCTGCTCGGCATCAAGCCGGGCACCACCTTCCTCGGCATGGACGCCGACACGGCGAAGGCCGCCACGATCATCATGGTCGGCGCCCTGATGATCATCTACGTCACCGTGGGCGGCATGAAGGGCACCACGTACGTCCAGATCGTCAAGGCGTTCCTGCTGATGTCCGGCGCGCTGCTGATGACCCTGCTGGTGCTGGCGAAGTACAAGTTCAACCTGTCGTCGCTGCTCGGCGACGCCGCCGCGTCCTCCGGCAAGGGCAGCGCCTTCCTCGAACCGGGCCTGCGGTACGGCGTCGAGGTCGCCGGCAACGCCACGCAGACCTTCTACAACAAGATGGACCTGCTCTCGCTGGGCATCGCCCTGGTGCTCGGCACGGCCGGCCTGCCGCACATCCTGATCCGCTTCTACACCGTCCCGACGGCCAAGGCGGCCCGCAAGAGCGTGCTCTGGGCGATCGGCATCATCGGCGCGTTCTACCTGCTCACCCTGGCGCTGGGCTTCGGCGCGGCGGCGCTGGTGGGCGGCAAGGAGATCGTCGCGCAGGACAAGGCCGGCAACACGGCCGCGCCGCAGCTCGCCGAGGCGCTCGGCAACGACTTCCTCGGCGGGAACCTGGGCGGGGCGACCCTGCTCGCGATCATCGCCGCGGTCGCCTTCGCCACCATCCTCGCCGTGGTCGCCGGCCTGACGCTCGCCTCGTCGTCCAGCCTGGCGCACGACTTCTACGCCAACGTGGTGAAGAAGGGCCAGGCGTCGGAGCGTCAGGAGGTGACCGTCGCCCGGGTCTCCGCGCTGGTCATCGGGGCGGTGGCGATCGCGTTGTCGATCTACGCGCAGAGCCTGAACGTGGCCTTCCTGGTGGCGCTGGCCTTCGCGGTGGCCGCCTCGGGCAACCTGCCGGCGATCCTCTACAGCCTGTTCTGGAAGCGGTTCAACACCTCCGGCGCGGTGTGGGCGATCTACGGCGGCCTGCTCTCCGCGGTGATCCTGGTGTTCTTCTCGCCGGTCGTCTCCGGGGCGCCGACCTCGATGTTCCCCGAGCACGACTGGCACTGGTTCCCGCTGTCCAACCCGGGCATCCTCTCCATCCCGTTCGGCTTCCTGTGCGGCTGGATCGGCACGGTGATCTCGAAGGAGCACGACGAGGAGAAGTACGCCGAGCTGGAGGTGCGCTCGCTCACCGGAGCCGGCGCGCACTGA